The genome window GTCAGGGAATCGCTTTATTCTATTTACCAGTATTGGATTTAAAAAGGCAAGGAAAAAGCCTCTTTCGCGCGCGGCCTTATTGCCTTGACATTTCACCCCCATCTCTCCTAATCTGTAACCATGCAAAAACTGGCCATCGGCATGTTCGATTCCGGGGTGGGAGGCATGACCGTTCTGAAGGAGGTCAGGGAACTGCTCCCCCACGAACACATCATCTATTTTGGAGATACCGCCAGGGTTCCCTACGGGAACAAGTCTCCCCGGATGGTTACGAAATATGCCCTGGAAAGCGCCCTTTTTCTTCTCACGAAGGGCATCAAGCTTCTCGTTATCGCCTGCAACACCTCATCGGCCTTCGCGCTCCCGATACTGCAAAGACGGATGCCCGTTCCCGTCATCGGGGTCATCGGACCCGGCGCCAGGGAAGCGGCAAGGAACACGACGAGCGGCAGGGTCGGGGTCATCGGCACGAGGACCACGATCAAGAGCATGGCCTACGACCGGTCGATCAGGAAGCTCGATCCCGGCATAGAGGTCTTCTCCCAGGCATGCCCCCTTTTCGTTCCCATAGTGGAAGAAGGTCTCGAGCATGACGAGATAGCGAGCCTCATGGCCCGCAAATACCTTCACTCTTTCGAGAGCTCAGGCATCGATGTCCTCGTCATGGGATGCACCCACTACCCGGTCCTCGAGGACGTCATCAGGAAGACGATGGGCAAGGACGTGAAGATCGTGCACTCCGGAAAGGAAACCGCAAAAGAGGCCCGCGCCATCCTCGAAGAGAACGACCTCTTCAACAGGCGCGGCCGCGGCAGGTGCGAGTATTTCGTGACCGATGCCCCCGAATCGTTCCACGAGATAGGAGGCAGGATACTCGGTGAGCCGCTGACCCACGTGAGGACCCTGAAAAGCCTCGACTACCGGGACCTCCTTTTTTCTTCATGATCGTCGATGTAGCTCTTCCGATACCCGTCGGCAGGTCCTTTTCCTACAGGGTCCCCGGCGAGCTCGCCCCCCATATATTCGAACTCGCGCGCGTCCTCGTTCCTTTCCGGCACAGGGAAACCGCCGGGGTCGTCGTCGCCCTCAAGGACGGGGGAGGGGAGGGACTCAAGTCCGTCGCAGGTGTGCTCGATTTCTTTCCCCTTCTATCCCACGAGCTTCCGGCACTTGTGCGCTGGTCATCATTGTTCTATGTCACGCCCGGGGGGATCGCGTTCAAATACGCCCTGCCCTCAGCCGGAGACCTCGAGCGTTTCCTCTCCGTCGAGTCCGCCTCCCGCGCGGACGTGGACGGCCTGCCCCTCAGGAAGGCGATCAGGAAACTCGGCAGAACAGAGCTCATGCGCCTGCACAGGGACGGCCTCCTTGACCTTCGCGAGACGCTGACGGGGGAGATCTTCGCTCCGCCCGTCCCGGCCCCCCCGGGCCCGGACGGTAGCGGAGGAGAAAAGGTCCTTCTCATTGATTCCGTGGAGGAACGGCTGGCGCACTACGAGAGGGTCATATCGGACCACCTGGGGCGAGGCGGGAACGTCCTTTTCCTCGTTCCCGATTACCATGCCGCCGGGGTGTGGTTCACGAAAAGACTCAGGGAAGCCTACGGTCCCCGCGTTCTGTGGTTCTCCTCCGGCACACCCGTGAAGCAGAGGATGGAAACCTGGTTCAGGAGCCGCCGCGAGGGCGGGCACGTGGTCCTCGGGAACAGGAACTGTGTCTTTCTCCCCCTTCACGGCCTCTCTCTCATCATCGTCGAGAGGTGCGACGATGATGAATACAAGAACGAGGAAGGGTTCAAGTTCAATGCCGTGAGGGTTGCCGTCGAAAGGGCGCGGCTCGCGAAGGCATCCGTCGTCCTCGGTTCTGCCGCCTGTTCCATCGACGCGATCCATCTCGCCCGGACACAGGGCTTCGGGATCACCTGCAATGAATGGCCCACCCGGGGAGACTACGCGGAAAGGACGACAAGCGTCCCCTCCCGCTCGACGGGTGAGATCATCGACCATCTCAGTGCCGAGGCGGGAGAGGCCGCCCGGCACGGCACGCGCGTCGCAGTCTACGTCCCGCGGAAGGACCAGGGCTCGTACCTCAAATGTCACGCCTGTAGGGAAACCCTTTCCTGTCCCGGCTGCGGGGAAGCCCTCACCTACGACAGGCAGGCGGGGAACCTCGTTTGTCCCGGCTGCGGGGCGCGGCTCGCATATGAGGGCACCTGCCCCCAGTGCGGCAGCAGCGCCATCGGCTTCTCCCGGATAGGAATAGTGTTCATCGAGGAGCACCTCCGCAGGGCCTGGCCGCACCTTACCATCACCCGCATCACCGGCGACTCCCTCAGGAAAGAGGCAGCGGCCATCCGCGCACCCCGTAAGGGCGGTGCGGCTGTCCTCGTCGGTACGCAATCCCTCTCCAAGCTCTACACTCTCCCCGTCGACAGGCTGCTCCTCGCCCAATGGGAGGAACTGCGAAAGATGGGCGGATACAGGTCGGAAGAGAGAACGCACCAGATCCTTCTCAACCTTCTGGACGCCCTCACCCCCCGATCCATCATCTCCTATTCAGCGGGAAAGGAGCCCGCTGACCCCCGCGACTATCTGGAGATCTCCTCTTTCATCGAACGGGAACTCAAGAAACGTGGGGAAGCCCACTTCCCGCCCTTTGCCCGCGTCTTTCTCCTCGAGGCCCGCGGCAAGACAGCGGCCCGGGCCGATGCCACTCTCGCGAAGGTCCGCAAGGTCATCACCGACGGAGGCCTCGAAGGTGCGCTGCTCGGCACCCTTCCTCTCGAAAAGCCCCCCTATCACATACGCAGGGTGATACTGAAGGGAGACGAAGCACTCCTCAGGGACGTCTTCGAAGAACTGCGCGACATCCCGGGAGTGGACATCGAAGCCGACCCGCTAAGCTTCTGAAAGATCGCTCGAACCTCTTGAGCGGCTTAAGCGAGAAGAATAAAAAAAAAGGAGGCTTTGGGCCTCCCCTTTTTTGTCTGCAATGCGGAACTACTTCTTGGCCGGAGCCGCGGGCTTCTCAGCGGGCTTCTCGTCCTTCTTCTCTTCCGCCTTCTTCTCTTTCTTCTCTTTCGCGACCTTGGCTTTCGTCACTGCCTTGGCAACGTTCTTGCCGTCTGCCTCGGTGTAGACTACGTTAACCTTGTCGCCAGCCGCGAACTTTGCCATCTTCTTCACCTTGGAAACGTCGAAGGTCATCTCGGTCTCACCCTTGACGACTATTGTCTTCGCCGCCTCGTCCATGGAGACGAAGTCGCCTGCGAACTTCTTCACGCCGGCTTTCTTGGCCTTCTCGACCACTTTCTCCTTCACGGGCTTGTCTGTCGCTGCGGCCGGCTTGTCTGTCGCGGCTTTCTTGTCCTGCGCCATAACGGTCGTAACGAAGGCAACGGTGATCAGGATCGCGAGAACGATCATCAATGCTTTCTTCATACTTTTTCACCTCCTTCCCTATTATTGGTTACATTTAGCTGCATGGGGTTTACGTATGCAGTTGTTATGCCAGAATCGTAAGGTATCGATAATAAAGAGGAGAGGTTCGGGAGGTCTTCCGGGAGACATGCTATAATCGGAAATATCCGACTCCGGGACGCCCCGCGAATCGGAAATATCCGACTATTCCTTCCTGGGGGACCGGCCTGGCGAGTGTTTGAGCTCGTTCACCCTCGCCTTGTAGTCGTAAAGCCCGAGCTCCTTAAGTTTCGACACGCCGACGAAGAAGGTGTCCCGGCTTATCCCCAGGTGCTCCGCTATCTCTTTCGGCTCGAGGAGATGGTCGGACCCTCCGTCCCGGGGGTCCAGCCTGGTGAGGTAAAGGTAGAGGCGATACTCGGCCGCCGTGAGCTTCGCGTCTATTAGCTCGTCGAGCCTCGACGTGATCCCGTCGATGGCCGCGCGGGGCTGCGAGTAATACCTGACCTCGGCGGGAACATACTCCATGCCGATGGTCCCCGCCTCGCACATTATATAGGAGCGCTCCAGCACAGATTCCAGCTGGCGGACGTTACCCGGCCAGGAATACTGCATGAGGCACGCGAGGACCTCGTCGCTCACGGTCTTCCTGCCCCCGTGAATGCCGTCGAGCTTCTTCAGGAAATGCTCCACGAGAAGAGGTATGTCAGTGGGCCTTTCCCTCAGCGGCGGCAGGGTAAAGGCGATGACATTGAGCCTGTAATAGAGGTCTTCCCTGAACCTTCCCGCCTCGATCTCCTGTTCCAGCTTCTTGTTGGTCGCCGCGATGATGCGCACGTCGAGCTTGATCGTCTCTTTTCCTCCGATCCTCCGTATCTCCTTCTCCTGGAGGGCCCTCAAGAGCTTCGCCTGCGTACTCCGGGTGAGGTCTCCTATCTCGTCGAGGAAGAGGGTGCTGCCGTTGGCCTGCTCGAAGAGCCCGATCTGCCGCGCCAGGGCCCCGGTGAAGGCGCCTTTCTCGTACCCGAAGAGTTCGCTCTCGAGAAGCGTTTCCGGTATGGCCGCGCAGTTGATGGCGAAAAAGGGTTTCCCTTTCCTGGGGCTGTTGTAGTGAATGCTCTTGGCGAAAAGCTCCTTGCCCGTTCCGCTTTCACCGTGAATGAGAACGGTGGAGTTCGTCGGGGCCACCCTCCTGACGATCTTGTAAAGCTCCTCCATGGCACCGTGCGCACCGACGATGTTGTCGATGTGAAAACGGTCCCGCAGCTGGTCCTTCAGCATGATGTTGTCCTTGAGGAGCTTCACCTGGTTCATGGCATTGGTGATGACGAGGAGAAGCTGGTCCTTCTCGAGGGGCTTCTCAAGATAGTAGAAGGCACCAAGCTTGGTCGCCTCCACGGCCGAGGGTATGGAGCCGAAGGCGGTCATGATGATCACGTGGCAGGTCCTCCCCAGGGCCCTCACTTCCCTCAGCACTTCCGTGCCGTCGATGTCGGGAAGCTTGAGGTCCGTGAGGATGACATCGAAATTTCCGTTCTTGAGGATGTCCACCGCCTTTTTTCCGCAGTCGGCGGCCTCGACATAGAAACCCTCCTTCGAAAGGATGGTCTTTATGATCCCGCGCTGGTTCCTGTCGTCCTCAACGACAAGGATAGCGCCCTTCGTGTCATCCTTCATGGCGTGGGATCCTTATGGTCATGGTAGTTCCTTTTCCGATCTCGCTCGCGGCCGATATGGTGCCGCCGTGCTCCTCGACGAACCGCTTCGTTATGGCGAGCCCGAGACCAATGCCGAGTTTTTTTGTAGAGTAATAGGGCTCGAAGATCTTGTCAAGCTCATCTTCCGCTATGCCCTCCCCGTCATCGGAGACCGACAGGTATGTCACGGAATCCTCCGTCCCGCACTCGATGCGCACCCTCCCCGGCCCCTCTATGGCCTGGACGGCATTTATCACAAGGTTGATGACGCAGAGCCGCATGTACTCCCTGTCACAGTACATCGTATCGGTGCCGTCGCGGCAGCCAAGCTCGATCTCGACACCGCTTCGAATCTTGTCCTTCACCATGACGAGCGCTTCGTCAACGAGGTTCCCGGGGGGCACGTCTTCCTTGTTGAGTGTGATCGATTTGCCGAGGAAAAGGAAATTGTGGATGAGCTCGTTCACCCGGTATATCTCCGTGAGGAGGCTGTCGAGAAGCCCGACGAGGTCCTCCTTGTCCGAGATGGGCTCCTCCGTCACCCTTTCCCTGATGTGTCCTATGGAGAGGGTCAGGAAATTGAGAGGGTTCCGTATCTCGTGGGCGATACCTGAGGAGAGCTGACCGATGAGGGAAAGCTGTTCGGACTTCTTCAGCTTCTCTTCCAGCTCCTTGCGCTCGTCGAGTTTGTCCACCATTTCATTGAAGCTCGTCACCAGGGTACCGATCTCATCCTTGCGGTCCGTTTCCCTGATCTTGACGAGCTCTCCCATGGCGATCTTCCTGCTTGCCATGGCTATCCTCTTGATCGGTTCCGTGTATTTCTCGGCGATGACGAGGCACACGATGATGCCGATGGTGAAGGCGAAGATCATGCTGAGGATCCTCTTGATCTGGTTGCGGTTCTGCAGGAGACGATAGTCGTCGAGTGCCATGTTGATATGGATGTAGCCGATATTCTGGCCCTTGATCGCGACTGGCATGATGATGTTGTAGAGCCGCTGGGTGCCGCTGCGATGCTCGTCGCCGAGGCGCGCCGTGATCATGAGGTCCTTTTTCCGCGCGGCCGGCCTCTTCTCCGTCAGCTTCTGGGTGGTGCCGATCTTCTTCGGGTCGGAACTGGCGATGACCTCCGACTTGTCGCTAACGATCGAGATCTCCTTGATCCCCTTCTTGTTGAGCATGTCCACGTAGCTCTTGAGCCGGGCCGTCGAATCCCCCCGGTACGTCAGTTCCTCGACGCTTATCTGGATGGCCCTGGTGATGTCGTCGATATTCTCGCCCACCTTGTCGAGAAGGGCCTCTTCGGCCCTCGTGTAGATGATGGTCAGGGAACCGATGGATATGAGAAGGAGAAAGAGGAGAATGAGGAGGAGCTGCGTTCTCAACGACAGGCTGCGAAAAACGGATTTCACGAGTGCGTAGAGTCCTGCCGCCCTTTCCCCCATGTTACGCCTGCCGCTCGTCTTCATGGGCCCGCTATCCTTCGTGTCTGTGCTCGAGATAGGCATCGATGCGACCTGTGATGACCTCCACGGGAACGAGAGGAAAGACATCCCGCAGGGGGGGCCCGTCTGACCTTCCCGTGATAAAGGCCCTCAGGATCATGAAGAGGTCCCTTTTCTTAAGGCCGGGGGGCGCGGCGAGAGCGCCGGCGAGCTCGTCGAAGGTGAGGCCGCTCCCGGCTGCGAGGCGGGGCCTGACGGCCTTCGCTATCTCTCCGGCCGCGTCCATCTTCAAGAGGTAACGAAGCGCGCTCTCCCTGAACTCCGCCCTGTCGAACATCTCCATGTACTCCCTGAGGTCGGTAAGGGTGGAGGCGTTCTCACGCACGACGGACATCTTCTCCGCCCGGGAGGTGTCGATCCCCGCCCTGTCGAGAAGCTCGGTGAGAGGCATGCGCTTCAGGTATTCCCTGTTGAACCAGAGCAGCTTCTCCATATCGAAAACACTGTCCGAACCGGATACTGAGTCAAGGGAAAAGGTCCGGATGAGCTCATCGGTGTTGAGGAGCTCCACCGCAAGGCTTCGCCCCATCGTCGACAGGTAGTTCACGAGCGCCTCGCTCACTATTCCCATGGCACGGAAATCCATAACGCGCGTCGCGCCGTGCCTCTTGCTGAGAGGTTTGCGGTCAGGACCGATAAGGAGGGAGTGATGCGCGTATTCAGGCGGCCTTCCTCCCAGGGCATTGATGAGGGCTATCTGCTTCGGCGTGTTGGAGATATGGTCCCCTCCCCGTATGACGTGGGTGATCCCCATGAGCATGTCGTCGACGACGACGGCCAGGTTGTACGTCGGTGTCCCGTCCCTTCTGAGGATTATGAGGTCATCCACGTGTCCCCTCGGGAAAGAAAGCTCCCCCCGTATGCCGTCCCGGAACGTTATCGGCCTTCCATCCGACCGGAAGCGCAGGGTGAAGGGCCGCCCCTCGTCCGTGAGCCTTACGGCCTCCCCGGCGGAAAGGTCCCGGCATTTTCCGTCATATCTCGGAGGCTCGCCCCGCGCCAGCGACCTCTGTCTCGCCGCGGCAAGCTCCTGTTCGCTGCAGAAACACCGGTACGCGAGGCCCTTCTCCAGGAGGACCATCGCGTGGGACCTGTAGACGTCAAGACGCTCGGACTGGCGCAGCGGTCCTTCGTCCCAGGCGATCCCGAGCCAGGCAAGATCATCCGTGATGGACCTCTCGTAGGCCGCGTCGGAGCGTTCGACGTCCGTATCCTCCATGCGCAGAACGAAGGACCCCCCGTTCTTCCTGGCGAAGAACCAGTTGAAGAGGGCCGTCTTCGCGTTTCCCACGTGGAGATGTCCCGTCGGGCTCGGGGCAAACCTTACCCTGACCATTTTCGCCTCATCTGTCGTGGAGATCCGGGACACATGCCTCTTTCAGACCCTGTCCATGAGAACGACGGCGTGCGCCGCGATACCTTCGCCCCTGCCGGTCAGCCCCAGGCCCTCGGTCGTCTTGCCCTTGAGACCCACCATGCCGGCGTCAATGGACAGGAGCCCGGCGATCCTCTCCCTCATCGCCTCCCGGTACGGAGCTATCTTCGGCGCCTCTGCCACGACGACGCTGTCGACGTTGACGACCCGGTAACCCCTCTCGCGGGCTATCGCCGAGACCCGGGCAAGTATCACGGCGCTGTCGATGCCCTCGATGTCCCTGTCGGTGTCGGGGAAATGAACCCCGATGTCCCCTTCAGAGAGGGCACCCAGTATCGCGTCGCTTATGGCATGGAGAAGCACATCCCCGTCGGAGTGGCCGAGAAGACCTTTCCCGAAAGGGATCTCGACGCCTCCCAGGACAAGCCGCCTGCCATCTGTCAGCCGATGGACGTCGAACCCAGTCCCTATCCTCATAAGGTCCCTTTGAGCTGGGAAAGAAGCCCTCTCGCTATGGTCAGGTCCTCGGGCGTGGTGATCTTCATGTTGTACGGAGAGCCCTCTATGACCTTCACCTTCTTTCCCAGGTGCTCTATGAACGTGGCGTCGTCATACCCGTAGTGTCTTTTCGCCATTCCTTCCCGGTATGCCTTCATGATAAGGGGGTACTTGAACGTCTGGGGGGTCTGAACGTGCCAGAGGGAATCCCTTTCGAGGGTCTTCACGACAAACCCTTCCTTGGAGATGACCTTCACGGTGTCCTTCACAGGCAGGGCCGGGATGACGGCATCGTACATCTCCATGAGGAAGATGCCTTTCTCGATGAACGCGGGGGATACGAAAGGCCGCGCCCCGTCGTGTATGACAACCACGTCACAGGGATGCTCGATGGCCTCCAGTCCGTTCCTCACCGAGTCCTGCCTGAGCTTGCCGCCTATAACGATCTTCATGATCTTGTTGAACTTGTAGGTCTCCAGTATCTCCTCCTGAATGAGAGGAAGATCCTTCTGATTGACGACAAAATAGATGCCGTCCACGGCCCGGCACTCTTCAAATATCTGCAGTGTGTGAACAATGATGGGTTTGTTCTCGATGAGCAGGAACTGCTTGTTGGTGGCGGCACCCATCCTCTTTCCCGCGCCACCGGCGAGAATGATCGCGATCGTTCTCATGTCTGTATCACGCCTGTTCTTCCAACTGATATTCGTCGGGGTACATGTAATCCTTCCCCGCCTCTCCCTTGAGCCTCGAAAAGATCATGCGTCCCGAGGTCGTCTGCAGGACGCTCGTGACGACAACGTCGACGGTCTTGCCGAGGTGTTTCCTCGCATCGTCGACCACTACCATCGTGCCGTCATCGAGGTATCCGATCCCCTGGCCCTGCTCCTTGCCTTCCCTGAGCACCTTGATACTCATCTGTTCGCCCGGCAGGAGCGCAGGGCGGAGCGACATGGCAAGCTGGTTCATGTTGAGGACCTCGATGCCTTGCAGTTCGGCGACCTTGTTGAGGTTGTAGTCGTTGGTGACGATCTTTCCCCCCAGTCGTTTCGCGAGGGCTATGAGCTTGGTGTCAACGTCCTTGAGCTTGGGGAAATCATAGTCCACGATCCTGACGGCGAGGAAGGTCTGTTTCTGCAATCTGTGCAGGACATCGAGGCCGCGGCGGCCGCGGGTCCTCTTCACAGGGTCCTGGTGGTCGGCGATGTGCTGTATCTCGTAGAGGACGAACTGGGGGATGACAAAGGTCCCCTGTATGAAACCGGTCTCGCATATGTCTGCTATCCGCCCGTCTATGATGGTGCTCGTGTCGAGAAGCTTGATGTCCTTGTCCTCTTCCAGGCGATCGAAGAGAGGGACCTTGGAGAGGTCGATCGTTTTCGACTTCTCTTTCCCGAGGACAAACCCGAGGTAACCCATGATGAAGTAGAAAAGGACGTAGATGGGGAGCGTGATGGGGATGTCCTTGATCAGGGCGAGAAGGAGACGGGACACGAAGAGATTGGCCACGAAAAGGCTCACGACAACCCCCGTGAGACTTCCGAGAATGATCTTCAGGGATATGTCCCGGAGCTTGAGCTCGATCTTGAGGATGGCATACCCGAGGATCAGCCCGCATGTCGCCCCGACGAGCCCCCAGACCCCGCTCGAGAGGAGTTCTTTGAGTATGAAATATCCGGTAAGGGTTGTGACGGTCAGGAGGATTATCTGAATGAATATATCCAAGGACTCAACCCTTGTGGTGATTGGCGGTATTTCCTTTTTGATTGTTGTTATTCGCCAGGAAGATCTCTTCGATCTCCTGCTCGACTACAAGCTCTTCGGTGCCGAGAGACATGGAAAGTTCCTTCGTGATGAGATTGCGTGCCATCTCGAACATCTTCTTTTCGCCGAAGGAAAGTTCCTTCCAGTATCGGAGGTTGTAGAGCTCTTTCAGAACCGTCGCGACCTCATAGATGGAACCGCTCTTGATCCTTTCCATGTATTCCTTGTACCGTCTGTTCCAGGGCGAGTTGTCGTGAACGATGTTCTTGTCCTTGAGGATATCGTAGACCTTGCACACCTCACAGGCATCGATGACGCATCTCAGGCCGGCATTCTTCGCGCCGTCGATAGGTATCATGATGGTCATGTCCGTGTCGAGGATGCGGATTATGTAGAATGACTGTTTGGTACCTGAGAACTCTTTTTCTTCGATAGACTCGATCCGACCGACACCATGCCCCGGATATACTGCGACTTCTCCTACATCAAACATTATGCCTCCGAATAGTTTTTCATCGTTTTTCGGCCAGGTTGCCATATTGTAGCATAATATTGAGAAAAATTAAATAAGTAATGGTTATTACGCGGTAATCGGCAGGAAATGCACAGGTTCTCCCCTTCCTGCGGGAGAGAAGCCGCGCACGGGGTTCAGGATACCTGCTTCTGCCTTTCCAGAAGCCTGAACTTTATGTCGTTGACGATCCTGAGAAGCCCCTTTTCGGATGCAAGGTCGAGGGCGGTCTTGTTATGCTTGTTCATTATCGTGAGGTCGGCGCCCCGGCTGATGAGAAAATTGATGATGCCCGCGGACTTGCCGTTTATTGCGCACATGACCGGCGTGTCACCCTCGTGGTCCCGGGCATTGAGGTCCGCGCCATGCTCCACGAGAAGTCTGACGATCTCCAGGTGGCCGCTCTTGCTCGCGAAGGTGAGGGCCGTGCCGCCATCCCTGTCGGGAACGTTGACATCGGCGCCGCGGGAGACAAGGAGCCTCAGAACGCCCACCTGGTTGTTCCTGCAGGCATAGGTCAGCGGGGTCACACCCTGCGTGTTCCGGGCATTGACATCGGCCCCGTTGTCGAGGAGGAAGCGCGCCGTGTCCGTGAATCCGCGCATCGACGCATACATGAGGGGGGTGTTGCCGTTGTGGTCAGCGTCGTTGACATCGGCACCCTTGCCGATGAACTGGACAACGCTTTCAAGGTCACCCTTCTCGATGGCGGTGATCAACTCGTCTGAGAATCGTTTCTCCACTTAGACCATTATATACCACCTCCTGAAAAATGGGAGTTTTTTTTCCAGAGGACGCCGGGAACGGGCGGGAGCGCCTTTTGAAAAATGGATTGATGCCGGGGGAATTTTCCTTTATAATCACTACAATCTTTATCTGGAGGACACAATAATGGTCAAGTCAAGGTTCGCGCCGAGTCCAACGGGGAACCTCCACATAGGCGGCGCCCGGACCGCTCTTTTCAACTATCTTTATACGAAACATCACGGGGGGGTCTTTGTCCTCAGGATAGAGGACACCGACGTCGAACGGTCGAAGGAAGAGTATGTGAAAGACATACTCGGCGGCCTCTCCTGGCTCGGTGTTCACTGGGACGAGGGACCATACTACCAGATGGACCGCATGGACCTGTACCGGGAGCACGCCTACAGGCTCCTCGATCAGGGATACGCGTACAAATGCTACTGCACCGCGGAAATGCTCGAGGAGAAACGAAAGAAGGCGCTCAAGGAGGGCGGCAAGCCCCACTATGACAGGACGTGCCGTGACCTTCCCGCCGGTGACACCTCCAATGAAGGCAAGCCTTTCGTCATCCGTTTCCGCAGTCCCGTAGACGGCGAGGTGAGCTTCACGGACCTCATCCGCGGCAGGATCACCTTTAAATGCGAGGAGCTCGACGACCTTATCATCTTCCGGACCGACTCCACGCCCACGTACAACTTCACCGTCGTCATCGACGACGCGCTGATGGGCATCACGCACATCGTCCGCGGCGACGACCACATCAACAACACCCCGCGGCAGATACTTATCTATGAGGCCCTCAAGTATCCCGTCCCGCAGTTCGCCCACGTGCCCCTCATCCACGGAAAGGACAAGGCCCGCCTCTCCAAGCGCCACGGCGCCACGTCCCTCCTGGAATACCGCAACGACGGATTTCTGCCCGAGGCTCTCATGAACTACCTGGCGCGTCTCGGCTGGGCGCACGGCGACCAGGAGATATTCAGCCGGCAGGAACTGATCGAGAAGTTCGATCTTCCCAATGTGGGAAGGTCGCCTTCCGTCTTCGACATGGACAAGCTGACCTGGCTCAACGGCCACTACCTGAAGACCCTTCCCGCCGAGGACATCGCCGGGAGGCTCCTGCCCTTTCTCGAAGGCATGGGGATAAAGGCCACCGCCGACAGCCGTCTCGTCAGGGTCGTCGTCAACCTCCGCGAGCGCGCGCGGACCCTCAGGGAGATGGCGCAGATGGCGGAGTATTTCTTCCGTGATGACTTCGCCTTCGATGAGGCCGCCCGCGCGAAGTTCCTCACTCCGGCAACGAAACCCATTCTCGTCGATTTTGCCGAAGGCCTCAAGAACATCGCCTCCATGGACGAAGAGGAGGGCCTCAAGGTCCTCATCGAGGGATTGACGAAGAAGTACAATGCCAAGCCCGTCGGTATCATCCAGCCCGTCAGGGTGGCCCTTTGCGGCAGGACCGTGAGCCCCGGGATATTCGAGGTCATCGCCATTCTGGGCAAAGAGGCCGTGGAGAAGAGACTGGCGCGAGCCGTCGAATCGATCCAATGAAACTGGCCAGACTCGAGATATTCGGTTTCAAATCCTTTCTCAACCGCACCGTCTTCCAGTTCGGCGAGGGGATCACGTCCATCGTCGGGCCCAACGGCTGCGGCAAGAGCAACATAGTCGACGCCATCGTCTGGGTCCTTGGCGAGAGGG of Syntrophorhabdus sp. contains these proteins:
- a CDS encoding glutamate racemase, translating into MQKLAIGMFDSGVGGMTVLKEVRELLPHEHIIYFGDTARVPYGNKSPRMVTKYALESALFLLTKGIKLLVIACNTSSAFALPILQRRMPVPVIGVIGPGAREAARNTTSGRVGVIGTRTTIKSMAYDRSIRKLDPGIEVFSQACPLFVPIVEEGLEHDEIASLMARKYLHSFESSGIDVLVMGCTHYPVLEDVIRKTMGKDVKIVHSGKETAKEARAILEENDLFNRRGRGRCEYFVTDAPESFHEIGGRILGEPLTHVRTLKSLDYRDLLFSS
- a CDS encoding sigma-54-dependent Fis family transcriptional regulator, whose amino-acid sequence is MKDDTKGAILVVEDDRNQRGIIKTILSKEGFYVEAADCGKKAVDILKNGNFDVILTDLKLPDIDGTEVLREVRALGRTCHVIIMTAFGSIPSAVEATKLGAFYYLEKPLEKDQLLLVITNAMNQVKLLKDNIMLKDQLRDRFHIDNIVGAHGAMEELYKIVRRVAPTNSTVLIHGESGTGKELFAKSIHYNSPRKGKPFFAINCAAIPETLLESELFGYEKGAFTGALARQIGLFEQANGSTLFLDEIGDLTRSTQAKLLRALQEKEIRRIGGKETIKLDVRIIAATNKKLEQEIEAGRFREDLYYRLNVIAFTLPPLRERPTDIPLLVEHFLKKLDGIHGGRKTVSDEVLACLMQYSWPGNVRQLESVLERSYIMCEAGTIGMEYVPAEVRYYSQPRAAIDGITSRLDELIDAKLTAAEYRLYLYLTRLDPRDGGSDHLLEPKEIAEHLGISRDTFFVGVSKLKELGLYDYKARVNELKHSPGRSPRKE
- a CDS encoding HAMP domain-containing protein, translated to MKTSGRRNMGERAAGLYALVKSVFRSLSLRTQLLLILLFLLLISIGSLTIIYTRAEEALLDKVGENIDDITRAIQISVEELTYRGDSTARLKSYVDMLNKKGIKEISIVSDKSEVIASSDPKKIGTTQKLTEKRPAARKKDLMITARLGDEHRSGTQRLYNIIMPVAIKGQNIGYIHINMALDDYRLLQNRNQIKRILSMIFAFTIGIIVCLVIAEKYTEPIKRIAMASRKIAMGELVKIRETDRKDEIGTLVTSFNEMVDKLDERKELEEKLKKSEQLSLIGQLSSGIAHEIRNPLNFLTLSIGHIRERVTEEPISDKEDLVGLLDSLLTEIYRVNELIHNFLFLGKSITLNKEDVPPGNLVDEALVMVKDKIRSGVEIELGCRDGTDTMYCDREYMRLCVINLVINAVQAIEGPGRVRIECGTEDSVTYLSVSDDGEGIAEDELDKIFEPYYSTKKLGIGLGLAITKRFVEEHGGTISAASEIGKGTTMTIRIPRHEG
- a CDS encoding glutamate--tRNA ligase, whose product is MVRVRFAPSPTGHLHVGNAKTALFNWFFARKNGGSFVLRMEDTDVERSDAAYERSITDDLAWLGIAWDEGPLRQSERLDVYRSHAMVLLEKGLAYRCFCSEQELAAARQRSLARGEPPRYDGKCRDLSAGEAVRLTDEGRPFTLRFRSDGRPITFRDGIRGELSFPRGHVDDLIILRRDGTPTYNLAVVVDDMLMGITHVIRGGDHISNTPKQIALINALGGRPPEYAHHSLLIGPDRKPLSKRHGATRVMDFRAMGIVSEALVNYLSTMGRSLAVELLNTDELIRTFSLDSVSGSDSVFDMEKLLWFNREYLKRMPLTELLDRAGIDTSRAEKMSVVRENASTLTDLREYMEMFDRAEFRESALRYLLKMDAAGEIAKAVRPRLAAGSGLTFDELAGALAAPPGLKKRDLFMILRAFITGRSDGPPLRDVFPLVPVEVITGRIDAYLEHRHEG
- a CDS encoding 2-C-methyl-D-erythritol 2,4-cyclodiphosphate synthase — its product is MRIGTGFDVHRLTDGRRLVLGGVEIPFGKGLLGHSDGDVLLHAISDAILGALSEGDIGVHFPDTDRDIEGIDSAVILARVSAIARERGYRVVNVDSVVVAEAPKIAPYREAMRERIAGLLSIDAGMVGLKGKTTEGLGLTGRGEGIAAHAVVLMDRV
- the ispD gene encoding 2-C-methyl-D-erythritol 4-phosphate cytidylyltransferase, giving the protein MRTIAIILAGGAGKRMGAATNKQFLLIENKPIIVHTLQIFEECRAVDGIYFVVNQKDLPLIQEEILETYKFNKIMKIVIGGKLRQDSVRNGLEAIEHPCDVVVIHDGARPFVSPAFIEKGIFLMEMYDAVIPALPVKDTVKVISKEGFVVKTLERDSLWHVQTPQTFKYPLIMKAYREGMAKRHYGYDDATFIEHLGKKVKVIEGSPYNMKITTPEDLTIARGLLSQLKGTL
- a CDS encoding TRAM domain-containing protein → MGYLGFVLGKEKSKTIDLSKVPLFDRLEEDKDIKLLDTSTIIDGRIADICETGFIQGTFVIPQFVLYEIQHIADHQDPVKRTRGRRGLDVLHRLQKQTFLAVRIVDYDFPKLKDVDTKLIALAKRLGGKIVTNDYNLNKVAELQGIEVLNMNQLAMSLRPALLPGEQMSIKVLREGKEQGQGIGYLDDGTMVVVDDARKHLGKTVDVVVTSVLQTTSGRMIFSRLKGEAGKDYMYPDEYQLEEQA